The following proteins come from a genomic window of Corynebacterium hansenii:
- a CDS encoding transglycosylase domain-containing protein has translation MSKDPRDNASGPGDPGSAGGEWWDVESASGAGRDGATGATGAGAAGASGEHRLGRNGGRRAGGPSKDDAFAGDGKYAPDEYGPDDYDADEYDAGDRIDDDLEDDGDVEEKGGRRRGIWAWLGVAAVLIILFPVAIFGIAYMATDVPEPEDLRNDQIAVIYDKTGDNEIARIVPEAGNRRAVNLQDVPSVVRNAVLAAEDREFYTNPGFSLSGYARAAWGVVTGNPSAGGGSTITQQYVKNAVVGNERTVTRKAKELVMSAKMAREWSKDEILEAYLNTIYFGRNGYGIAAAAEAYFGKKVEDLTAADAAVLAASIQRPSALDPWTNRAEAEQRWNYVLDGMVDMGVLTQADRNAQTYPETLDPALVPQQAPEPGPAAMIKSQVLAELDREGITEQEVNTLGLRVTTTIDPEAQKAALNAVDNYMFSDDLRAAIVSVEPKTGAVRAYYGGNDPNGWDYANSGLQTGSTFKIFALAAALDQDIPLSAQYSSAPVQSGPVTMQNAGGASCGVCPISESLKQSLNTPFIRLQRDLANGPTDTAKMAHRLGVAESLPGIERTLVEENGQSLDGIALGQYQSRPIDMAVGLGTLANDGVYQQTHFVEKVETVNGEVLFEREKKDGERRVSEAVATNVIDAMKPIASFNNHALAGGRPSAAKTGTTQLGDTGLNKDAWMIGATPQLSTAVWVGNVDGSALYNAYGGVMWGANTPSDLWKFTMDNALVNQNWENFSQPKPVNGVAGAPAWSGNAPPAGPGRDENSNEESSEESSPALPELPEIPPPGGGIGDLLPFPRPGDGGGPGGGGGGGNGGGGGGGGNEPVPQPAPGPAPEPAPGNN, from the coding sequence GTGAGCAAGGATCCTCGAGACAACGCGAGCGGACCCGGTGACCCCGGGTCCGCCGGCGGCGAATGGTGGGACGTCGAGTCCGCCTCCGGCGCCGGGCGTGACGGGGCGACCGGCGCCACCGGCGCGGGTGCCGCCGGCGCGTCCGGCGAGCACCGCCTCGGACGAAACGGCGGCCGTCGCGCCGGCGGCCCGTCGAAGGACGATGCCTTCGCCGGGGACGGCAAGTACGCCCCCGATGAATACGGCCCCGATGACTACGACGCGGACGAGTACGACGCCGGGGACCGCATCGACGATGACCTGGAGGACGACGGAGACGTGGAGGAAAAGGGCGGCCGCCGCCGGGGCATCTGGGCATGGCTGGGAGTCGCCGCCGTGCTCATCATCCTGTTCCCCGTCGCGATCTTCGGCATCGCCTACATGGCGACCGACGTCCCGGAACCCGAAGATCTGCGCAACGACCAGATCGCGGTGATCTACGACAAGACCGGCGACAACGAGATCGCCCGCATCGTTCCGGAGGCCGGCAACCGCCGCGCCGTGAACCTGCAGGACGTGCCGTCGGTCGTCCGCAACGCGGTGCTCGCCGCGGAGGACCGCGAGTTCTACACGAACCCCGGCTTCTCGCTGAGCGGCTACGCGCGCGCCGCGTGGGGCGTCGTCACCGGCAACCCCTCCGCGGGCGGCGGTTCGACGATCACCCAGCAGTACGTCAAGAACGCCGTCGTCGGCAACGAGCGCACCGTCACCCGAAAGGCCAAGGAACTGGTCATGTCGGCGAAGATGGCGCGCGAATGGTCGAAGGACGAGATCCTCGAGGCGTACCTGAACACCATCTACTTCGGCCGCAACGGCTACGGCATCGCCGCGGCCGCCGAGGCGTACTTCGGCAAGAAGGTCGAGGACCTCACCGCCGCCGACGCCGCCGTGCTCGCCGCGTCCATCCAGCGCCCGTCGGCGCTGGACCCGTGGACGAACCGCGCCGAGGCCGAGCAGCGCTGGAACTACGTGCTGGACGGCATGGTCGACATGGGCGTGCTCACCCAGGCCGACCGCAACGCCCAGACGTACCCCGAGACGCTCGATCCCGCGCTGGTCCCGCAGCAGGCGCCGGAGCCCGGCCCAGCCGCGATGATCAAGTCGCAGGTCCTCGCCGAGCTCGACCGCGAGGGCATCACCGAGCAGGAGGTCAACACCCTCGGCCTGCGCGTGACCACCACCATCGACCCGGAGGCCCAGAAGGCGGCGCTCAACGCGGTGGACAACTACATGTTCTCCGACGACCTGCGCGCCGCGATCGTCTCGGTCGAGCCGAAGACCGGCGCCGTCCGCGCCTACTACGGAGGCAACGACCCGAACGGCTGGGATTACGCCAACTCGGGCCTGCAGACCGGTTCGACGTTCAAGATCTTCGCGCTCGCCGCGGCCCTGGACCAGGACATCCCGCTGTCGGCGCAGTACTCGTCGGCGCCGGTCCAGTCCGGTCCGGTGACCATGCAGAACGCCGGCGGCGCGTCCTGCGGCGTCTGCCCGATCTCCGAGTCGCTGAAGCAGTCGCTGAACACGCCGTTCATCCGCCTGCAGCGCGACCTGGCCAACGGCCCGACGGACACCGCCAAGATGGCGCACCGCCTGGGCGTCGCCGAGTCCCTGCCGGGCATCGAGCGCACCCTGGTCGAGGAAAACGGCCAGTCGCTCGACGGCATCGCCCTGGGCCAGTACCAGAGCCGCCCGATCGACATGGCGGTCGGCCTGGGCACCCTGGCCAACGACGGCGTCTACCAGCAGACCCACTTCGTGGAGAAGGTCGAGACCGTCAACGGCGAGGTGCTCTTCGAGCGCGAGAAGAAGGACGGCGAGCGCCGGGTCTCGGAGGCCGTGGCCACCAACGTCATCGACGCGATGAAGCCCATCGCCTCGTTCAACAACCACGCCCTGGCGGGCGGCCGCCCGTCGGCCGCCAAGACCGGCACCACCCAGCTGGGCGACACCGGCCTGAACAAGGACGCGTGGATGATCGGCGCGACGCCGCAGCTGTCCACCGCCGTGTGGGTGGGCAACGTCGACGGCTCCGCCCTGTACAACGCCTACGGCGGCGTGATGTGGGGCGCGAACACCCCGTCGGATCTGTGGAAGTTCACCATGGACAACGCGCTGGTGAACCAGAACTGGGAGAACTTCTCGCAGCCCAAGCCCGTCAACGGCGTCGCCGGTGCCCCGGCGTGGAGCGGCAATGCCCCGCCGGCCGGTCCGGGCCGGGACGAGAACTCGAACGAGGAGAGCTCCGAGGAGTCCTCGCCGGCCCTGCCCGAGCTTCCCGAGATCCCGCCGCCGGGCGGTGGAATCGGTGATCTGCTCCCTTTCCCCCGCCCTGGTGACGGAGGCGGACCGGGCGGTGGCGGCGGAGGCGGCAACGGCGGCGGCGGAGGCGGCGGGGGCAACGAGCCCGTGCCGCAGCCCGCGCCCGGCCCCGCTCCCGAACCGGCCCCCGGAAACAACTGA